Proteins from one Salmo salar chromosome ssa07, Ssal_v3.1, whole genome shotgun sequence genomic window:
- the LOC106608976 gene encoding E3 ubiquitin-protein ligase TRIM39, producing the protein MCKKTFFKRPDISINTVLREIAEQFKDIRVSNAERLKQQELKEERDLQKKMEEQKKKEEEQKKMEREMKKKEQQELVQKQQKLLQELRLKQEMQKLQLPQLQRTTSQEPEKPIEGKPEGEPEEPPADAPQSPPHSPWGEVSCDVCMGDRMKAVKSCLVCLTSYCEEHIKNHNTRFTKHKLIEPVTNLEERMCPKHERLLELFCKKDHICVCVLCTETDHRAHFTVPVEREWTDKKAQLKKTEIDVQQMIQERLKKMEEIKHSVELNKSSAQREIEDSMQVFQELIRSIQRTQAELVLAIEEKQRETERWSQGLIGELEQEITELQRRNTDLEHLSRTEDHIHFLQSFPALCTPPATKDWSGTRVHTEVCVGIIRRAVSKLEETLSEEIDKLVDSELKKILKYTVDLTLDPDSANPWLQLSEDRRQVRHLGTWQDLPDIPERFDTVVIVLGREGFTAGRHYWEVQVGDKDDWYLGVAKASVNRKGRIAVSSSQGYWALAMKKGQGYRASTTPPLLLTLDPKPKRVGVYVDCEEGQVSFYNVKERSHIYTFMEDNFKDKLFPFFYLYCCDKQSDAMVICPINEKSLIKQC; encoded by the exons ATGTGCAAGAAGACCTTCTTCAAGCGGCCCGACATTAGCATCAATACCGTCCTGAGGGAGATCGCTGAGCAATTTAAGGACATCAGGGTTAGCAACGCCGAGCGTCTCAAACAGCAGGAACTGAAAGAGGAACGAGATTTGCAGAAGAAGATGGAAGAGCAGAAaaagaaggaggaggagcagaaaAAGATGGAGCGGGAAATGAAGAAGAAAGAACAACAGGAACTTGTTCAAAAGCAGCAGAAACTTCTCCAGGAGCTGAGACTGAAGCAGGAGATGCAGAAGCTACAGCTGCCACAGCTGCAACGAACGACGAGCCAGGAACCAGAGAAACCAATAGAAGGAAAACCAGAGGGAGAGCCAGAGGAACCTCCAGCCGATGCTCCTCAATCCCCACCCCACAGCCCATGGGGAGAGGTGTCTTGTGATGTCTGCATGGGCGACCGGATGAAGGCCGTCAAGTCCTGCCTGGTGTGTCTGACCTCATACTGCGAGGAACACATCAAGAACCACAACACACGCTTCACCAAACACAAGCTGATCGAACCCGTGACTAACCTGGAAGAGAGGATGTGTCCCAAGCATGAGAGGCTTCTGGAGCTGTTCTGTAAGAAAGaccatatctgtgtgtgtgtgctgtgtacgGAGACGGACCACAGAGCTCACTTTACTGTACCTGTAGAGAGGGAGTGGACTGATAAGAAG GCTCAGCTGAAGAAGACAGAGATAGATGTACAGCAGATGATCCAGGAAAGACTGAAGAAGATGGAGGAGATCAAGCACTCAGTGGAGCTGAATAAA TCCAGTGCCCAGAGGGAGATCGAGGACAGCATGCAGGTGTTCCAGGAGCTGATTCGGTCCATCCAGAGGACCCAGGCTGAGCTGGTGCTGGCTATAGaggaaaagcagagagagacagagag GTGGTCCCAGGGCCTGATAGGGGAGCTGGAACAGGAGatcactgaactacagaggaggAATACAGACCTGGAGCACCTCTCACGCACAGAGGACCACATCCACTTCCTACAG AGTTTCCCAGCCCTGTGTACCCCTCCAGCCACTAAGGACTGGTCTGGGACCCGTGTACATACTGAAGTGTGTGTTGGGATCATCAGGAGAGCTGTGTCCAAATTGGAAGAGACACTGAGTGAGGAAATTGACAAACTGGTGGACTCTG AGCTGAAGAAGATTCTTAAGTACACAG TGGACCTGACCCTCGACCCAGACTCAGCCAACCCGTGGCTCCAGCTCTCGGAAGACCGCCGTCAAGTGAGGCACCTGGGAACTTGGCAGGACCTACCGGACATCCCAGAGCGTTtcgacactgtggtcattgtcctGGGTCGCGAGGGCTTCACCGCGGGACGCCACTACTGGGAG gtCCAGGTGGGGGACAAGGATGACTGGTACCTAGGCGTGGCCAAGGCATCAGTCAACAGGAAGGGGCGTATCGCCGTCAGCTCCTCCCAGGGCTACTGGGCGCTGGCCATGAAGAAAGGCCAGGGATATAGGGCCTCCACGACCCCGCCGTTACTTCTGACCCTTGACCCCAAGCCGAAGAGGGTCGGGGTGTATGTGGATTGCGAAGAGGGCCAGGTTTCGTTTTACAACGTGAAGGAGAGGAGCCATATCTATACATTCATGGAGGACAACTTTAAGGATAAGTTGTTCCCGTTCTTTTATCTGTACTGTTGTGATAAACAGTCGGATGCCATGGTGATCTGTCCGATCAATGAAAAGAGTCTGATCAAGCAATGCTGA